The sequence below is a genomic window from Chondrinema litorale.
GCAGGCCAAAAATATATCGGTGAGATGGAGCAGCAGGTGAAAGATGTACTCCAATCGCTTGCTGAGGCAAAAAATAGCCTTTGGATTATTCCTAGATTTCACGAACTGGTTTTAGCTGGTAGACATCAGTATTCTACCATTAGCATACTCGATCAGGTTTTACCCTTTGTAGAAAGTGGCGAAGTGAGAATTATCGGTGAGTTGAGTCCTTCTAACTTAGAAAGAACCATACAGCAATTTCCGCAGTTGTTGGGTACTTTCGAAATCATTAGAATAGATGAATCTAGCAAAAACTTTACAGTTGAATTAGCCAAAGATTGGATTAAAGCAGACACCAATAAATCTCTTTGGAGCAAATTTTCTGATGATGATATTGAAGAAGTTTACCAGCTTTCTAGCCAGTATCTTTCGCATAAGCAAAACCCGGGAAACTTGCTCGATTTGCTCAAGCAAACCAAAAAGCTGATCGTTTCTAAAAAAGATGCTTCTTACCAAATTGATATAAAGGATTTTATTCAGTCACTTTCCAACACAACTGGCTTACCAGAAAACATTCTTGACGACAGCGAAAAGCTCGATCTCGATTACTTAAAAAATCATTTTTCTACCAAGGTAATCGGTCAAGATGATGCAGTAAATACCATTATCGAGCGGGTTGCAATGATTAAGGCCGGCTTAACCGACCCAAGCAAACCATCTGGTATTTTTCTATTTGTAGGCCCTACCGGAACTGGTAAAACAGAAATTGCCAAGACACTAGCGGAGTATCTTTTTGGCTCACCAGAAAGGCTTATCAGGCTAGATATGAGTGAGTTTCAAAATCACGACTCCATCTATAAATTACTTGGAGATAGTTACGATTCTTTTGATGATACTTCCCTCATTAATAAAATCAGAAAAAATCCTTTTTCAGTAATTCTGCTTGATGAGTTCGAAAAAGCCCATCCTACTATCTGGGATTTCTTCCTTCAAGTTTTTGATGATGGTAGACTGTCAGACACCAGAGGTTTAACCGCCGATTTTAGAAATTCCATCATCATACTCACATCTAATTTGGGTGCAAGTTTACCTGCAAGTACAAACAGAATTGGATTTAACACCTCAGAGGAACACACTGATATTGATGCAAATATATTAGCCAGTATTCAAGATACATTTAGACCGGAATTTGTAAACAGAATTGATAAAGTGGTTGTATTTAATCCGCTGACTAAAGCAGTTGCCAAGCAAATTCTCAAAAACGAACTCAAAAAAGTATTAACTCGAAGAGGTTTAAGAAGAAAGAAATGGGAGCTCGATTTCGAAGATTCAGCCCTAGATTTTTTACTGGACAAAGGCTTTTCAAGCACAATGGGCGCTCGTCCGCTTAAACGTGTTATAGAGAAATATTTACTTGCTCCACTGGCAATCACTATTGTAAACCACAACTTCCCGAAAGGCAATCAATTTTTGTTGGTTGGTGTAGGAAAAGATAAATTGAAAGTAGAGTTTATCGATCCAGATGAGCCACAATATACTTGGGAACAGAAGAAGAAAATACTTGAAAACCAAGAAGTTAAATCTAAAGAGTTAAGCTTAAAAGAGATTGTACTCGATTCAAATGGTGTGCTCTCTGAATTTAGACTAATTGAAAACGAGTTGAAGAAACTTGATGAAAATATTAAGGAAAATGGCATAGAAGAAACCAAAACCGAATTGTTGCAAGAAATGGCAGTTCCTGATTTTTGGAATAGTGCCGATAGGTTTGAAGTTTTGGCAGAAGTTGAGTTTATCGACCGATTTGAAAGTGCTTATGAAACTGCTCAAAACCTTTTCAATCGCTTAAATGATACTGAAAAAGAACGCCTCTCTTATGACGCTAGATTAATAAAAAAACTGGCAGAGCGAATTTACTTACTAAAAGAAGCTTTAAATTCTTATTTGGATGAAATTCCGCAAGATGCTTTTATCAAGATTGAGTTTGACAAGAATTCTGAAAACTACGGAGCCAAGATAGAAAGCATGTATGCTTCTTGGGCTAAAACCAGAAACATGAACATGCGAGAATTAAAAAGTGTGGATGAAGTTTCTGAAATTGCCCGCTACTTTTCTGTGTCTGGATTTGCTGCTTTTAATATTCTGAATAAAGAATCTGGTTATCATATTTTTGAAGTGCAGCATGATAAATCAGAAAAGGTTGAAAAGCATAAAGTGAAGGTGATTGTGCTCCCTATGGAATTGGAAGATTACAGATTAAAAGATGTAAATACTGTAATTAACCGATTTGAATATCAGAAAAATCAAAAAAACACCCGTCGCTATAAGTTACAAAAATCACCAGTAATAAAAGATTTGAAGAACAATTGGCAAACTGGCAAAACAGATCGTGTGCTATTCGGAGACTTCGATTTGTTTGAATGATGTTAATTAAAAAGCAGGATGTAAATGTAATTATGTCCTACTTTTTTTAATTCTTTATTTTCCAGATTATTTAAAAAACAAGCGGAATTAAGGTCTTGTACATTATTATTAAAAGGAGTATCGAAATGATGTTTAACACCACTCCTGCTTTCACCATGTCTGAGACTTTTATATGTCCACTGGCAAAAACAATTGCATTAGGTGGGGTTGCCATTGGCAGCATAAATGCGCAACTAGATGCAATAGTAACTGGAATCGCTACAAAAAGAGGCTCCACGCCCAAACCTTGAGCAATGCCTCCAACTACCGGTAGTAAAATAGTAACTAATGCTACATTGCTCATTACTTCTGTCATAAACAGCATTACAGCAATAATAATAGAAACAATGGCAAAGTTGCTCAAAGTATTATTCTCTGCTATAGATGAGCCGATTAAATCAATAATACCCGTTTTTTGCATCGCTCCTGCCATACTCAAACCTCCTCCAAAAAGCAATAAAATACCCCAAGGTAATTTCTCAGTGTCTTTCCATTCTAATAGAAACAATCCTTTCTTCAAATTAAAAGGAACAAAAAATACTACTAAAGCAAAAAACATCGCAATGGTAGGATCGCTTAATTCTATAAATTCGAAATAAGGCTGAATTTGCGTTCTGAAAACCCAAAAGAAAGCTGTAAAAAAGAAAATTACAGAAACTTGCTTTTCCTGCCCACTCATTTTACCAAGCTTTTTGTATTCCTCATCTACAATTTCTGCTGAACCCTCAAACTTCCCTAACTTATTGGGAAACATCACTTTAACCAATACAAAGAAAGTAATGGCTAACAACACTGCGGCAAAAGGAAAACCTATTATCATCCATTGGGCAAATGGTACTTCGTATTGGTAAGTATTCTCCATAAAGCCTCTAAAAACTACATTTGGTGGAGTACCTACTAAAGTTGCTACACCACCAATATTAGCGGCATAGGCAATACCGATCATAATACTTAAAGCAAAGTTTTTCTGTCTTATGGTAAGTTCTTCTTTGTTCTTTAAAAAAATACCTATCACAGATGAAGCGATAGGTAACATCATTACGGCAGTAGCTGTATTACTAATCCACATACTGAGCAATGCGGTTGCCAACATAAAACCTAAGATAATTCCATTGGCATTTGTACCTGTCAGTTTGATAATACTAAGCGCAATTCTTCTGTGGAGATTCCATTTTTCCATGGCTAGTGCTATTACAAAACCACCCATAAATAAATAGACTATTGGTGAGCTGTATGGAGCAGCCGCTTCTGCCATTTTATACAATCCTAAAAGCGGGAAAAAAATCATGGGGATTAAGGCAGTCGCTGCAATGGGAATTGCTTCTGTTATCCACCACATCAACATTAATGCAGCAACGGCAATAACTTTATTTGCTTCTGGGCTTAAAGAATCAAACAGTGGGAACAAAAGAAATGTTATAAATAATACAGGACCAGCGACAAGGCCTATTTTTTTTGATAATGGGTATTTATCTTCCAAATTTTATTTAATTTATCCGCTTACAGAGAGTTTATCTGCATAAATTTAAGCCGATTATTTAAATATTTAAAAAAAATACTACAATAGTACAGAAAACTCCGATTTTTGGAATGCAATTTATGGTATCTAAATACCAGCTTAGTACAATTTAGTAACCGATTTTTTTTATTATCGTAGACACAAATGCATTTTTTTGATTAAATAAGATCTTGTCATGAATTTTTCTAAATTTTCAACAAACATCATTATAGCATTACTATTATTTTCGGCTTGTGTACCTAAAAAAGAACACGAAGAAGTAAAAGCTAGGCTAGACTCTCTCACTGTAGCAAAAGAAAAAGAAGAAACACTTCTTTTAGAAATGGATTCTAAAATGGATTCTATTGGTATTTTATTAGACTCAATAGAGGTACAAGAAGAAGGCATTATGCTAAACTTAGAAAACGGTATTAGATACGACGATTATGTGGGTAGAATAGCTCAAATACAAGAATACATGGATAGAACCAACAACGAGCTCAAACAACTCGAAGATGCTTTGGTTAAATCTGAAAACGATAATAAAGTTTACAGAAACATTGTAGCAAAATATAAAAAAATGGTAGCTGAGAAAGACGAAACTATTTCTCAATTACAAGAAAGAATAGCCACTTACGAAGAAGAAAAAGTTGC
It includes:
- a CDS encoding SLC13 family permease; the protein is MEDKYPLSKKIGLVAGPVLFITFLLFPLFDSLSPEANKVIAVAALMLMWWITEAIPIAATALIPMIFFPLLGLYKMAEAAAPYSSPIVYLFMGGFVIALAMEKWNLHRRIALSIIKLTGTNANGIILGFMLATALLSMWISNTATAVMMLPIASSVIGIFLKNKEELTIRQKNFALSIMIGIAYAANIGGVATLVGTPPNVVFRGFMENTYQYEVPFAQWMIIGFPFAAVLLAITFFVLVKVMFPNKLGKFEGSAEIVDEEYKKLGKMSGQEKQVSVIFFFTAFFWVFRTQIQPYFEFIELSDPTIAMFFALVVFFVPFNLKKGLFLLEWKDTEKLPWGILLLFGGGLSMAGAMQKTGIIDLIGSSIAENNTLSNFAIVSIIIAVMLFMTEVMSNVALVTILLPVVGGIAQGLGVEPLFVAIPVTIASSCAFMLPMATPPNAIVFASGHIKVSDMVKAGVVLNIISILLLIIMYKTLIPLVF